A region from the Kineothrix sp. IPX-CK genome encodes:
- a CDS encoding MmgE/PrpD family protein, with protein MGNTQKLSDFLAAVKYEDLPTEVIEQVKRLTIHTVGVSIASDIIGTTQKAKKLAENKGGTPEATVWGGSGIKINAEDAAFANATQADVLDWEDCSWTGHPSAGVIAAAFSTAEARNKSGKDFITAVVAGYEGYQRIAMAVQPSPVYLEKHSWGLSSWQIFGSSLAAAKIYGFDGDRFNQTIGATVYVTPVAVGLHAAGPAKSDIYHFAHGTDAANGIFAAKITEAGYDNGRDYLDGERGYWSMVSDSDDSTWYTLDLGERWLINETYIKHWPANMWVQTPLEIIDAIYKEHPFTADQVKKISLSPYNTLTGSDYLASTKTTLDAQFNAAFCIAAYILNPVSDANWFAEDQLERKEILDLIAKFEEVGETITPSTNFAIFQKGSFPEMTMRVELNDKTVLEKTIVYPKGHPRNNTTLEEEYELFERITTPVIGKENAKAFIQAVDNLETLGNIGEAAKYLIK; from the coding sequence ATGGGAAATACACAGAAATTATCCGATTTTTTGGCGGCAGTTAAGTATGAAGATCTTCCGACAGAGGTGATAGAACAGGTAAAGAGACTGACAATCCATACCGTTGGAGTCTCCATTGCGTCTGATATTATCGGAACAACGCAAAAAGCTAAAAAATTAGCGGAAAATAAAGGAGGTACTCCTGAAGCGACCGTATGGGGTGGCTCCGGCATAAAGATTAATGCGGAAGATGCGGCATTTGCAAATGCCACGCAGGCAGATGTCCTCGATTGGGAAGATTGCAGCTGGACAGGGCATCCTTCGGCAGGCGTTATTGCGGCAGCATTTTCTACGGCGGAAGCCAGGAATAAATCAGGCAAAGATTTTATTACAGCTGTCGTGGCAGGATATGAAGGATATCAAAGAATTGCCATGGCGGTACAGCCTTCCCCCGTTTATCTCGAAAAACATTCATGGGGATTGAGTAGTTGGCAAATCTTCGGTTCTTCTCTTGCAGCTGCGAAAATATATGGTTTTGACGGGGATAGGTTTAATCAGACGATAGGAGCCACAGTATATGTAACGCCTGTGGCGGTCGGCCTTCATGCAGCAGGGCCCGCCAAATCGGATATTTATCATTTTGCCCATGGAACGGATGCTGCTAACGGTATTTTTGCGGCTAAGATCACGGAGGCAGGATATGACAACGGACGAGACTATCTTGATGGAGAACGCGGTTATTGGAGCATGGTTTCAGATAGTGATGATTCGACTTGGTATACCCTTGATTTAGGCGAAAGATGGCTGATTAATGAAACTTACATCAAACACTGGCCTGCGAATATGTGGGTGCAGACACCGTTAGAAATTATTGATGCAATCTATAAAGAGCATCCGTTTACGGCAGATCAGGTAAAGAAGATTTCCTTGTCTCCATATAATACACTTACAGGTTCCGATTATCTTGCCTCGACAAAAACAACATTGGATGCACAGTTCAATGCGGCATTCTGTATTGCTGCCTATATTTTGAATCCGGTTTCAGATGCAAATTGGTTTGCGGAAGATCAGCTTGAAAGAAAAGAAATATTGGATTTGATTGCCAAATTTGAAGAAGTGGGAGAGACAATCACTCCAAGCACTAATTTTGCGATTTTTCAGAAAGGCAGCTTTCCGGAGATGACGATGAGAGTGGAACTTAATGACAAAACTGTACTTGAAAAAACAATAGTATATCCTAAAGGCCATCCAAGGAACAATACAACACTGGAAGAAGAGTATGAGTTATTTGAGAGAATTACAACTCCTGTAATCGGTAAAGAGAATGCAAAAGCATTTATTCAGGCTGTTGATAATCTGGAGACTCTGGGAAATATAGGCGAGGCTGCTAAATATCTTATAAAGTAA
- a CDS encoding amino acid ABC transporter permease, with product MKAFNYDKIPEFFLIIFPALKITLEYVFLAFLIGIVLGTLLAFAKISKNKFIKKLAYGYTTVMRCTPSIVLLFIVYYGLPKFINSLFGIQMDTLNRTKYVTITLALFCISSLSEVIRAAYESLDKTQIEASASIGMTKMQSFFHVLLPQMFSAAIPNFCNTILMLIKEGALAYTIGLLDLFGKGNYVIGQHHGGYAVEVYAILIIIYWLLSLFITSLSHYFENAFDYSSGGRNKRRRKNA from the coding sequence GTGAAAGCATTTAATTATGATAAGATACCGGAATTTTTTCTAATAATTTTTCCGGCGCTCAAGATAACGCTTGAATATGTATTTTTGGCATTCTTGATAGGCATTGTGCTGGGGACATTATTGGCGTTTGCGAAAATCAGTAAAAATAAATTCATAAAAAAGCTTGCTTATGGATATACAACAGTCATGCGCTGTACTCCATCCATCGTATTGCTATTTATTGTATATTATGGACTTCCCAAATTTATCAACAGTTTATTCGGTATTCAAATGGACACGTTGAATAGAACAAAATATGTGACGATAACGTTAGCTTTGTTTTGTATTTCTTCTTTATCGGAAGTTATCAGAGCTGCCTATGAGTCATTGGACAAGACACAGATTGAAGCGTCAGCCAGTATAGGAATGACCAAAATGCAAAGCTTCTTCCATGTACTGTTACCACAAATGTTTTCCGCAGCAATTCCGAATTTTTGTAATACGATCCTGATGTTGATTAAGGAAGGCGCATTGGCTTACACAATTGGACTTTTGGACTTATTCGGAAAGGGAAATTATGTCATAGGACAGCATCATGGCGGGTATGCCGTAGAGGTATATGCTATACTCATCATTATTTATTGGCTGTTATCACTTTTCATTACATCGCTCTCGCATTATTTTGAAAATGCATTTGATTATAGCAGTGGTGGAAGAAATAAAAGGAGAAGGAAAAATGCTTGA
- a CDS encoding DUF3877 family protein, whose protein sequence is MSYEKLEKNIIDIIKEEQAKLGYRKETVRLYYPLRSLNHFFDGEYDIRRMKELLQDFCERVKDKLGDIQVTNEKERFCFAIPEKGVECIHDNMGKNEFIRDLVEAVQKHGCTIEDVVHVFYSYSQDIHYEKTNNGEFDYLIYFKGQHPDSYYYCFTVEENHMIYHRFLPEDYEDFEF, encoded by the coding sequence ATGAGCTACGAGAAACTTGAAAAAAATATAATTGACATAATAAAAGAGGAGCAAGCCAAATTAGGATACCGGAAGGAAACGGTGCGGCTGTACTATCCGCTGCGCTCATTGAACCATTTTTTTGATGGAGAATACGACATTCGGCGAATGAAAGAATTATTGCAAGACTTTTGTGAGCGGGTAAAAGATAAATTAGGTGATATCCAAGTCACAAATGAAAAGGAAAGATTTTGCTTTGCCATTCCCGAAAAAGGAGTTGAATGCATCCATGATAACATGGGGAAGAACGAGTTTATAAGGGATTTGGTGGAAGCTGTACAAAAACATGGATGTACCATAGAAGATGTCGTACACGTGTTTTATAGCTATTCCCAAGATATTCATTATGAAAAAACGAATAACGGCGAATTCGATTATCTCATTTATTTCAAAGGCCAGCATCCGGACAGCTATTATTATTGCTTTACGGTAGAGGAGAACCATATGATATATCATCGATTTCTGCCGGAGGATTATGAAGATTTTGAATTTTAG
- a CDS encoding transporter substrate-binding domain-containing protein, producing the protein MKKRIIAVILGAALFTLAACGNTANTESAENTENPANTEGTADAENTEEAEAASATEQKVITFAYRNTGNWPVSGEDESGNPSGYDIEVLRAVDDLLEDYTFEYVGTSYDDAYIGIEAGNYDAALTNAFWTEERAEKYLIPEEPLGASVLVLAVRAEDADIKNLTDLSKSGKELAPILAGNGMYYVVKQYNSDNPDNQVEIKVTDDSTYVAGSVEEIVAGKYAAGIFTKPSFDNTVIAEDGDLHQFLTEISYSEFTLANTYPMFSKNVGEDFVNKLSDTLKQVKDSGKASEISEQFFGYDIWNYEF; encoded by the coding sequence ATGAAAAAAAGAATAATAGCAGTGATTTTAGGAGCGGCACTTTTTACGTTAGCAGCATGCGGAAATACAGCAAATACAGAAAGCGCGGAAAATACGGAAAACCCAGCAAATACGGAGGGCACAGCAGATGCTGAAAATACGGAAGAAGCAGAAGCAGCCTCGGCCACGGAACAGAAAGTAATTACCTTCGCATACAGGAATACGGGAAACTGGCCCGTATCAGGAGAAGATGAGAGCGGTAATCCCTCGGGATATGACATTGAGGTGCTTAGAGCAGTGGATGATTTGCTTGAGGATTATACCTTTGAATATGTGGGTACATCTTATGATGATGCGTACATTGGAATCGAAGCAGGCAACTATGATGCGGCACTTACAAATGCTTTCTGGACAGAAGAGAGAGCGGAAAAGTATTTGATTCCGGAAGAGCCTTTGGGAGCATCTGTTCTTGTTCTTGCAGTTCGTGCGGAGGATGCAGATATTAAAAATCTTACTGATTTGTCCAAATCAGGAAAAGAACTTGCACCTATTTTAGCCGGAAATGGCATGTATTATGTGGTAAAACAGTATAATTCTGATAATCCGGATAATCAGGTAGAAATCAAAGTTACTGATGATTCCACCTATGTTGCCGGCTCCGTGGAAGAAATTGTAGCAGGAAAATATGCTGCGGGTATTTTCACAAAGCCGAGTTTTGATAATACGGTAATCGCGGAAGATGGAGATCTTCATCAGTTCCTTACTGAAATTTCCTATTCTGAGTTTACATTGGCGAATACATACCCTATGTTTTCCAAGAATGTCGGGGAGGATTTCGTAAATAAGCTTTCTGATACATTAAAGCAGGTTAAGGACAGCGGGAAAGCTTCCGAAATTTCAGAGCAGTTTTTTGGATATGATATTTGGAATTATGAATTTTAG
- a CDS encoding amino acid ABC transporter ATP-binding protein yields the protein MLEIKGIHKSFGKLEILKGVDLTLNKGDINVVLGQSGSGKTTLLRCIDFLEKPDAGEITIGDIHADYKKVSEKTIIEIRRKMSFVFQNYGLFRNKNALENVMLGLTAVRKISKNEAKDMAIEAIEKVGLADRLDHYPSQLSGGQQQRIGIARAIVTNPDVILMDEPTSSLDPGLVGEVLQTISKLAEDGATMIIVTHELEFARKVSTKATFMHQGQIIESNDTEKFFLSPKDERVLNFLRNSSMDYDFNI from the coding sequence ATGTTAGAGATAAAGGGAATTCATAAGAGCTTCGGCAAATTGGAAATCTTAAAAGGTGTAGACCTTACCCTCAATAAAGGAGATATTAATGTTGTTCTGGGACAAAGCGGTTCTGGAAAAACAACCCTGTTACGATGTATAGATTTTCTGGAAAAACCTGACGCAGGAGAAATTACTATTGGAGATATTCATGCGGATTATAAAAAGGTAAGTGAAAAGACAATTATTGAAATTCGAAGAAAAATGAGTTTTGTTTTCCAGAATTACGGATTGTTTAGAAATAAAAATGCGCTGGAAAATGTAATGCTGGGACTTACGGCAGTAAGAAAAATTTCTAAAAACGAAGCGAAGGATATGGCAATAGAGGCCATAGAGAAGGTGGGATTGGCAGATCGGCTGGATCATTATCCATCACAGCTATCCGGCGGACAGCAACAGCGGATAGGAATAGCGAGGGCTATTGTTACGAATCCGGATGTCATTCTTATGGATGAACCGACTTCCTCACTCGATCCCGGCCTGGTAGGAGAAGTTCTTCAGACGATTTCGAAGCTTGCTGAAGATGGCGCAACGATGATTATCGTCACCCACGAATTGGAATTTGCAAGAAAAGTTTCTACAAAAGCTACGTTTATGCACCAAGGGCAAATCATAGAAAGTAATGACACAGAGAAGTTTTTCCTCAGTCCAAAAGATGAAAGAGTCTTGAATTTCCTCAGAAATTCAAGTATGGACTACGATTTTAACATTTAA
- a CDS encoding sugar O-acetyltransferase produces the protein MKDELEKCLNGEWYDCHAPIFFEYKEKARRLLKEYSILEYSQKKEKRAVLEQLFAGIGENVSVGLPFICDYGRNISIGSNVSINMNCTFVDCNRITIGSNVLIASNVQIYTASHPVELSDRLTPDWSPESEEYFCRTYALPVIIGDGCWIGGGVIILPGVTIGAGTVIGAGSVVTKSIPDNCVAVGNPCRVIRKINDATESDTSVDI, from the coding sequence ATGAAGGATGAACTCGAAAAATGTCTGAACGGAGAATGGTACGACTGCCATGCACCTATTTTTTTTGAATATAAGGAAAAAGCAAGGCGGCTGCTGAAGGAGTACAGTATTCTTGAATACAGCCAAAAGAAAGAAAAAAGAGCAGTGTTGGAACAGTTATTTGCCGGTATAGGTGAAAATGTTTCCGTCGGACTGCCGTTTATCTGCGATTACGGGCGTAACATCAGCATAGGAAGTAATGTTTCGATTAACATGAACTGTACCTTTGTCGACTGCAATAGGATAACGATCGGAAGCAATGTACTTATTGCCTCGAACGTTCAGATATATACAGCGTCTCATCCGGTAGAGCTTAGCGATAGGCTCACTCCGGATTGGAGCCCTGAAAGCGAAGAATATTTCTGCCGTACCTATGCACTTCCTGTTATTATCGGCGATGGCTGCTGGATTGGGGGTGGCGTCATTATTTTGCCTGGTGTTACTATCGGAGCGGGAACCGTTATTGGTGCAGGAAGCGTAGTGACAAAAAGCATACCTGATAATTGTGTTGCAGTGGGCAACCCTTGCAGAGTGATACGGAAAATAAATGATGCAACTGAGAGTGATACTAGTGTTGACATTTAA
- the cysK gene encoding cysteine synthase A, translated as MSKVYHNIIELIGNTPLLEYERIEKELGTKGRLFGKLECYNPGGSVKDRIAINMIEAAEKAGELKPGGTIIESTSGNTGIGLAAIAAAKGYKSIICMPENMSKERVSLLKGYGAEVVLTKAEDYMPGSNKKAEEIHAETENSVYIRQGENPNNPAKHYCTTGPEIWEALDGKVDVFLAAIGTGGTITGTGHFLKEKNPNIKIIAVEPAASPILSGGKPGVHKIQGIGPVAPPAVLDLNVFDEVIDVSDDEAYEMARYCTRTEGFSIGISAGAILWAAVQIAKKDEYKDKNIVFIQPDKGERYLSSGLYD; from the coding sequence TTGAGTAAAGTTTATCATAACATTATAGAATTAATTGGAAATACTCCGTTATTGGAATATGAGAGAATCGAAAAGGAGTTGGGTACAAAGGGAAGACTGTTTGGTAAGCTGGAATGTTATAATCCTGGTGGAAGTGTCAAAGATCGAATTGCAATAAATATGATTGAAGCTGCTGAGAAAGCAGGAGAACTAAAACCGGGAGGGACAATTATAGAGAGCACGTCGGGCAATACGGGAATTGGTTTAGCAGCCATCGCGGCTGCAAAGGGATACAAATCTATTATCTGCATGCCGGAGAATATGTCAAAAGAAAGAGTCAGCCTACTGAAGGGATATGGTGCTGAGGTAGTTTTAACAAAAGCAGAAGACTATATGCCCGGTTCCAATAAAAAAGCAGAAGAAATACATGCTGAAACAGAAAATTCAGTGTATATCAGACAAGGGGAAAATCCCAATAATCCTGCAAAACATTATTGTACGACAGGTCCTGAAATCTGGGAAGCTTTGGACGGAAAGGTGGATGTGTTTTTAGCAGCAATAGGAACGGGAGGAACAATTACCGGAACGGGACATTTTCTTAAGGAAAAGAATCCCAATATTAAAATTATTGCTGTTGAGCCGGCGGCATCGCCCATCTTATCCGGAGGCAAACCGGGAGTACATAAGATACAGGGAATCGGGCCGGTAGCGCCTCCGGCGGTGCTCGATTTAAATGTATTTGATGAAGTCATTGACGTATCGGATGATGAAGCGTATGAGATGGCAAGATATTGCACCAGGACAGAAGGATTCTCGATTGGAATATCGGCGGGAGCAATCTTGTGGGCGGCTGTTCAAATTGCAAAAAAAGATGAGTATAAAGACAAAAACATAGTGTTTATACAGCCGGATAAAGGAGAAAGATATTTATCAAGCGGTTTGTATGACTAA
- a CDS encoding kinase to dihydroxyacetone kinase, with protein MLEFKYDTQLLIEGKNLDEDIITDYFTNNFNGDCLLAVGDEELIKIHFHTNEPWKVLEYCSSLGEIYDIVVEDMDRQSRGLQG; from the coding sequence ATGTTGGAATTTAAATATGATACACAGTTATTGATCGAAGGAAAAAATCTCGATGAAGATATCATTACTGATTATTTTACAAACAATTTTAATGGGGATTGTCTCTTGGCAGTGGGAGATGAAGAGCTCATTAAAATACATTTTCATACAAATGAGCCTTGGAAGGTATTGGAGTATTGCTCTTCGTTAGGTGAGATATATGATATTGTCGTTGAGGATATGGATAGACAGTCAAGGGGATTGCAAGGTTAA
- a CDS encoding GerMN domain-containing protein has protein sequence MKKRKWMTLAMLFVGVTFAACGNSDNSEEAVPEVMQAEDSSAVSPEEVGAEAGMGSIVDELISLREDVQAQEQAAASEMEQTTDETIPQNEAQSGEAGRSGKAADLQSAVEYENDVTDSQNLQELVIYYSNSKADGLETETVLVEEVTPDAIIGYLAGHNIVSIDTRVNGFEAEEESGLLQLDLSKAFGEYLKTMGSSGEAVIMAALTDTFLQAYEAESIRITVEGETIETGHAVYDEPLTFTESKLSTSFSN, from the coding sequence ATGAAAAAGAGAAAATGGATGACACTGGCAATGCTGTTTGTAGGCGTGACATTTGCGGCGTGCGGCAATTCCGATAATTCCGAGGAGGCCGTCCCGGAGGTAATGCAGGCGGAGGATTCCTCTGCTGTGTCACCGGAGGAGGTAGGAGCCGAAGCCGGAATGGGAAGCATCGTGGATGAGCTTATAAGCCTCAGAGAAGATGTTCAGGCACAAGAGCAGGCTGCGGCTTCAGAAATGGAGCAGACAACAGATGAGACGATACCGCAGAACGAAGCGCAAAGCGGAGAAGCTGGACGCAGCGGCAAAGCGGCGGATTTACAAAGTGCGGTCGAATACGAAAATGATGTAACCGACTCACAGAATTTGCAGGAGCTGGTAATTTATTACAGCAACAGCAAGGCGGACGGTTTGGAAACCGAGACAGTACTTGTAGAGGAAGTAACTCCTGATGCCATCATAGGCTATCTGGCGGGACATAACATCGTTTCCATAGATACACGCGTGAACGGCTTTGAGGCGGAGGAGGAAAGCGGTCTCCTTCAGTTGGACCTTTCGAAAGCCTTCGGGGAATATTTAAAGACCATGGGCAGCAGCGGAGAAGCTGTAATTATGGCAGCGCTTACAGATACCTTCTTGCAGGCATATGAAGCGGAATCCATTCGAATCACAGTAGAGGGGGAAACGATAGAGACCGGCCATGCAGTATACGATGAGCCGCTGACATTTACGGAGTCCAAGCTTAGTACATCGTTTTCAAATTAG
- a CDS encoding HIT family protein: MVCERIKLILQGNNPNFVRELQTGYVVIGDYQRFKGYTLFLCKEHATELHFLDRNFRYLFLQEMSLVAEAVYNAFHPHKLNYELLGAGNAVHMHWHFFPRRGGDTPEAGPVWKLSKAEMYGEEYLPDEQELFELKKKLDEELTKLLDKQ, from the coding sequence ATGGTATGTGAGCGAATCAAGTTGATTTTGCAAGGAAATAATCCTAATTTTGTGCGAGAGCTTCAAACAGGATATGTGGTTATAGGTGATTATCAAAGATTTAAAGGCTATACGCTCTTTCTATGTAAGGAACATGCGACAGAGTTGCATTTCTTAGATCGGAACTTTAGGTATCTGTTTTTGCAGGAAATGTCATTGGTTGCAGAGGCTGTATACAACGCCTTTCATCCCCATAAACTCAACTATGAATTACTAGGCGCGGGGAATGCGGTCCATATGCATTGGCACTTTTTTCCGAGAAGAGGAGGAGACACGCCAGAGGCTGGCCCGGTATGGAAACTAAGTAAAGCGGAAATGTATGGGGAGGAGTATCTGCCGGACGAGCAAGAATTATTTGAGCTGAAAAAGAAGCTGGATGAAGAATTGACCAAGCTGCTCGACAAGCAGTAA
- a CDS encoding thiamine pyrophosphate-dependent enzyme, with protein sequence MGGHIFDTYETAWCPGCGNFSILNSLQKTLEELKKDPHDVLIVGGIGQAAKTPQYIGANSFCGLHGRAVPPAVAAKIVNPRLTVIIDSGDGDSYGEGGNHFIHNIRRNVDIAHFIHDNQVYGLTKGQASPTADEGAVNGVQVDGNNNIPFNPVLMAIASGAGFVARSFSGKPQHLEEMMKRAILFKGYAMVDILQPCVSFNKINTFAWYNKRVYELDDTHDAGNRLTAMERAMEFGDRIPIGVLYEKEQPTYHEKHRSLKDGQVLVGQRNNLALIDKYMQEMV encoded by the coding sequence ATGGGAGGACATATATTCGACACCTATGAAACAGCCTGGTGTCCGGGCTGCGGAAACTTCAGTATATTGAATTCTCTCCAAAAGACACTGGAGGAATTGAAAAAGGACCCACATGATGTGCTGATCGTGGGCGGCATTGGGCAAGCCGCAAAAACTCCCCAATATATCGGCGCAAATAGCTTTTGTGGCCTTCACGGACGCGCGGTGCCGCCTGCGGTGGCGGCAAAAATCGTGAACCCCAGACTGACCGTCATTATTGATAGTGGAGATGGTGACAGCTACGGTGAAGGCGGCAATCACTTTATCCACAATATCCGCCGCAATGTAGATATTGCTCATTTCATCCATGACAATCAGGTGTATGGTCTGACAAAGGGGCAGGCTTCGCCTACCGCAGACGAAGGCGCTGTAAACGGCGTACAGGTGGATGGAAACAATAATATTCCGTTCAATCCGGTTCTTATGGCCATCGCATCCGGAGCCGGCTTTGTGGCGCGCAGCTTCAGTGGTAAACCGCAGCATCTGGAAGAGATGATGAAGCGGGCAATTTTGTTTAAAGGCTATGCCATGGTAGATATTTTGCAGCCGTGCGTCAGCTTCAACAAGATCAACACCTTTGCATGGTATAATAAACGTGTTTATGAATTGGATGATACCCATGATGCAGGCAACCGCCTGACAGCTATGGAGAGAGCCATGGAATTCGGTGATCGCATCCCTATTGGTGTATTGTATGAAAAGGAGCAGCCCACCTATCATGAAAAGCACCGTTCATTGAAAGACGGGCAGGTTTTAGTGGGTCAACGCAACAACCTTGCTCTTATCGACAAGTATATGCAGGAAATGGTTTAA
- a CDS encoding DUF6774 domain-containing protein encodes MNSCELVTFISAAACAINNCCDKDEVTMLAAIFSQLGDTLSTILTHDEICSQKE; translated from the coding sequence ATGAATTCTTGTGAATTGGTTACTTTTATTTCTGCCGCTGCCTGCGCTATAAATAATTGCTGCGACAAGGATGAGGTCACAATGTTAGCGGCCATTTTTTCTCAGCTGGGCGATACGCTGTCCACAATACTTACCCATGATGAAATATGCAGTCAAAAGGAATGA
- a CDS encoding amino acid ABC transporter permease: MHLIIAVVEEIKGEGKMLDWNFIGKTIIACSTGIPETLQLVMVPLLFSIPIAFFMAIVNLKPKRLLSKIIQVYFSFVRSIPMIVIIFLLYHFLPLWIKQICISLNIPFNVYDINDMSYGYIVFTFVSIPSLSEVFRSGLVAVPKSQMEASLTIGMTPFHAYTKIVIPQAIDATLPIICNFVTSLVKMTSLAFSMSIREITGEARVAAADSIRYIECYIVIFFMYLIINILIEQLFKYLERDRKKYLIKT; the protein is encoded by the coding sequence ATGCATTTGATTATAGCAGTGGTGGAAGAAATAAAAGGAGAAGGAAAAATGCTTGACTGGAACTTTATAGGGAAGACCATCATAGCCTGTTCAACAGGCATTCCGGAAACACTTCAATTAGTTATGGTGCCATTGCTCTTCTCCATACCGATAGCTTTTTTTATGGCTATTGTTAACTTAAAGCCAAAGAGACTACTCAGCAAAATAATACAAGTTTATTTTTCGTTTGTCCGGTCAATACCGATGATTGTTATCATTTTTTTGCTATATCATTTTTTGCCATTGTGGATTAAGCAGATATGCATATCATTGAATATACCTTTTAATGTATATGATATAAACGATATGAGCTATGGATATATAGTGTTTACATTTGTATCCATCCCGTCTTTGTCGGAAGTGTTTCGTTCAGGCCTTGTGGCAGTTCCCAAATCCCAGATGGAGGCTTCGCTGACCATCGGAATGACACCGTTTCATGCATATACCAAGATTGTGATTCCACAGGCCATAGATGCTACATTACCAATTATATGTAATTTTGTCACTAGCCTTGTAAAAATGACATCACTGGCCTTCAGTATGTCCATCAGAGAAATAACAGGGGAAGCGAGGGTGGCTGCTGCCGATAGTATAAGATATATTGAGTGCTACATTGTTATTTTTTTCATGTATTTGATTATTAATATTCTGATCGAGCAATTATTTAAGTATTTGGAGCGCGACAGGAAAAAGTATTTGATAAAGACATAG